A stretch of Canis lupus baileyi chromosome 2, mCanLup2.hap1, whole genome shotgun sequence DNA encodes these proteins:
- the ZNF710 gene encoding zinc finger protein 710 isoform X2 has protein sequence MEGFMDSGTQTDAVVVLSLAQAAVLGLVSENELFGATISAEAFYPDLGPELSATAIGEPGPPGPDVYQLACNGRALEEPAEEEVLEVEAAFEKHTRRKTRPPVRLVPKVKFEKVEEEEEQEVYEVSVPGDDKDAGPAEAPAEVASGGCEALVQSSAVKMIDLSAFSRKPRTLRHLPRAPRPELDTAPYDPHFPDPARDGFPEPGVALPGPEALPPECGFEPPHLAPLSDPEAPTMESPEPVKPEQGFVWQEAGEFEADSAGSTVERHKKAQLDRLDINVQIDDSYLVEAGDRQKRWQCRMCEKSYTSKYNLVTHILGHNGIKPHSCPHCSKLFKQPSHLQTHLLTHQGTRPHKCQVCQKAFTQTSHLKRHMLLHSEVKPYSCHFCGRGFAYPSELKAHEVKHESGRCHVCVECGLDFSTLTQLKRHLASHQGPTLYQCLECDKSFHYRSQLQNHMLKHQNVRPFVCTECGMEFSQIHHLKQHSLTHKGVKEFKCEVCGREFTLQANMKRHMLIHTSVRPYQCHICFKTFVQKQTLKTHMIVHSPVKPFKCKVCGKSFNRMYNLLGHMHLHAGSKPFKCPYCSSKFNLKGNLSRHMKVKHGVMDIGLDSQDPMMELTGTDPSELDSQQEIEDFENAYAYAGVDSSAEASVLTEQAMKEMAYYNVL, from the exons ATGGAGGGCTTCATGGACTCAGGGACACAGACGGATGCCGTGGTGGTGCTGTCCTTGGCTCAGGCCGCCGTGCTGGGCCTGGTCTCGGAAAATGAGCTCTTTGGAGCCACCATAAGCGCCGAAGCCTTCTACCCGGACCTGGGGCCCGAGCTGTCGGCGACGGCCATCGGGGAGCCCGGGCCTCCGGGACCTGACGTCTACCAGCTGGCCTGCAACGGGAGGGCCCTGGAGGAGCCAGCAGAAGAGGAGGTGCTTGAGGTAGAGGCAGCCTTCGAGAAGCACACCCGGCGGAAGACACGGCCACCTGTGCGGCTGGTGCCCAAGGTCAAGTTTGAgaaggtggaagaggaggaagaacagGAGGTCTACGAGGTGTCCGTGCCCGGGGACGACAAGGATGCGGGCCCCGCAGAGGCCCCCGCCGAGGTGGCCAGTGGCGGCTGCGAGGCCCTGGTGCAGAGCAGCGCCGTCAAGATGATCGACCTCAGCGCCTTCAGCCGCAAGCCCCGGACGCTGCGGCACCTGCCCCGAGCCCCGAGGCCGGAGCTGGACACGGCACCCTATGACCCCCACTTCCCTGACCCGGCCCGGGATGGCTTCCCCGAGCCCGGTGTGGCGCTGCCCGGGCCGGAGGCCTTGCCCCCCGAGTGTGGCTTTGAGCCGCCCCACCTGGCCCCCCTGAGTGATCCCGAGGCCCCCACCATGGAGTCCCCAGAGCCGGTGAAGCCAGAGCAGGGCTTCGtgtggcaggaggcaggagagtTCGAGGCCGACTCGGCGGGCTCAACGGTGGAGCGCCACAAGAAGGCCCAGCTGGACCGGCTGGACATCAACGTGCAGATCGACGACTCGTACCTGGTGGAGGCGGGCGACCGCCAGAAGCGCTGGCAGTGCCGCATGTGTGAGAAGTCTTACACGTCCAAGTACAACCTGGTGACGCACATCCTCGGTCACAACGGCATCAAGCCGCACTCGTGCCCGCACTGCAGCAAGCTCTTCAAGCAGCCCAGCCACCTGCAGACACACCTGCTGACGCACCAGGGCACCCGGCCCCACAAATGCCAGGTGTGCCAGAAGGCCTTCACGCAGACCAGCCACCTCAAGCGCCACATGCTGCTGCACTCTGAGGTCAAGCCCTACAGCTGCCACTTCTGCGGCCGCGGCTTCGCCTACCCCAGCGAGCTCAAGGCCCACGAAGTGAAGCACGAGAGCGGCCGCTGCCATGTCTGTGTCGAGTGCGGCCTGGACTTCTCCACCCTGACCCAGCTCAAGCGCCACCTGGCCTCTCACCAGGGCCCCACCCTCTACCAGTGCCTCGAGTGCGACAAGTCCTTCCACTACCGCAGCCAGCTGCAGAACCACATGCTCAAGCACCAGAACGTGCGCCCGTTCGTGTGCACGGAGTGTGGCATGGAGTTCAGTCAGATCCACCACCTCAAGCAGCACTCCCTCACCCACAAG gGCGTGAAGGAGTTCAAGTGCGAGGTGTGCGGTCGGGAGTTCACCCTGCAGGCAAACATGAAGCGGCACATGCTGATCCATACCAGCGTCCGGCCCTACCAGTGCCACATCTGCTTCAAGACCTTCGTCCAGAAGCAAACCCTCAAGACCCACATGATTGTACactcacctgtgaagccattcAAATGCAAG GTGTGTGGGAAGTCCTTCAACCGCATGTACAACCTGCTGGGTCACATGCATCTGCACGCGGGCAGCAAGCCCTTCAAGTGCCCCTACTGCTCCAGCAAGTTCAACCTCAAAGGCAACCTGAGCCGACACATGAAGGTCAAACATGGTGTCATGGACATCGGCCTGGACAGCCAAG ACCCCATGATGGAGCTGACGGGCACGGACCCCTCTGAGCTTGACAGCCAGCAGGAGATAGAGGACTTCGAGAACGCCTACGCCTACGCCGGTGTGGACAGCAGCGCTGAGGCCAGCGTCCTCACCGAACAGGCCATGAAAGAGATGGCCTACTACAACGTGCTATAG
- the IDH2 gene encoding isocitrate dehydrogenase [NADP], mitochondrial isoform X3 — MDGDEMTRIIWQFIKEKLILPHVDVQLKYFDLGLPNRDQTNDQVTIDSALATQKYSVAVKCATITPDEARVEEFKLKKMWKSPNGTIRNILGGTVFREPIICKNIPRLVPGWTKPITIGRHAHGDQYKATDFVVDRAGTFKIIFSPKDGSGAKEWEVYNFPGGGVGMGMYNTDESISGFAHSCFQYAIQKKWPLYMSTKNTILKAYDGRFKDIFQEIFEKHYKTDFDKNKIWYEHRLIDDMVAQVLKSSGGFVWACKNYDGDVQSDILAQGFGSLGLMTSVLVCPDGKTIEAEAAHGTVTRHYREHQKGRPTSTNPIASIFAWTRGLEHRGKLDGNQDLIRFAQTLEKVCVQTVESGAMTKDLAGCIHGLSNVKLNEHFLNTSDFLDTIKNNLDKALGQ, encoded by the exons ATGGACGGCGATGAGATGACCAGGATCATCTGGCAGTTCATCAAGGAGAAG CTCATCCTACCCCACGTGGACGTCCAGCTCAAGTATTTCGACCTGGGACTTCCAAACCGTGACCAGACCAACGACCAGGTCACCATAGACTCCGCGTTGGCCACCCAGAAGTACAGTGTGGCTGTCAAATGTGCCACCATCACCCCCGATGAAGCCCGAGTGGAAG AGTTCAAGTTGAAAAAGATGTGGAAGAGTCCCAATGGAACCATCCGGAACATCCTTGGGGGGACCGTCTTCCGGGAACCCATCATCTGCAAAAACATCCCACGCCTCGTCCCCGGCTGGACCAAGCCCATCACCATTGGCAGACACGCCCATGGTGACCAG TACAAGGCCACAGACTTCGTGGTGGACCGAGCTGGCACGTTCAAGATCATTTTCTCCCCAAAGGATGGCAGCGGTGCTAAGGAGTGGGAGGTGTACAACTTCCCCGGCGGCGGCGTGGGGATGGGCATGTACAACACCGACGAG TCCATCTCGGGTTTTGCGCACAGCTGTTTCCAGTATGCCATCCAAAAGAAGTGGCCCCTGTACATGAGCACGAAGAACACCATTCTGAAAGCCTATGACGGGCGCTTCAAGGACATCTTCCAAGAGATCTTTGAGAA GCACTACAAGACCGACTTTGACAAGAATAAGATCTGGTATGAGCACCGGCTCATTGACGAcatggtggctcaggtcctcaagTCTTCAGGTGGCTTTGTGTGGGCCTGCAAGAACTACGATGGGGATGTGCAGTCGGACATCCTGGCCCAGG GCTTTGGCTCCCTTGGCCTGATGACATCTGTGCTGGTCTGCCCCGATGGGAAGACCATCGAGGCTGAGGCTGCTCATGGAACGGTAACCCGCCATTATCGGGAGCACCAGAAG ggccggCCTACCAGCACGAACCCCATTGCCAGCATCTTTGCCTGGACACGCGGCCTGGAGCACCGGGGGAAGCTGGATGGGAACCAGGACCTCATCAG gTTTGCGCAGACCCTGGAAAAAGTGTGTGTCCAGACTGTGGAGAGTGGAGCCATGACCAAGGACCTGGCAGGCTGTATCCATGGCCTCAGCAA CGTGAAGCTGAATGAGCACTTCCTGAACACCTCCGACTTCCTGGACACCATCAAGAACAACCTGGACAAGGCTCTGGGCCAGTAG
- the ZNF710 gene encoding zinc finger protein 710 isoform X1, which produces MEKMGSYAEGVVDPRNDNDALLAGRHGMEGFMDSGTQTDAVVVLSLAQAAVLGLVSENELFGATISAEAFYPDLGPELSATAIGEPGPPGPDVYQLACNGRALEEPAEEEVLEVEAAFEKHTRRKTRPPVRLVPKVKFEKVEEEEEQEVYEVSVPGDDKDAGPAEAPAEVASGGCEALVQSSAVKMIDLSAFSRKPRTLRHLPRAPRPELDTAPYDPHFPDPARDGFPEPGVALPGPEALPPECGFEPPHLAPLSDPEAPTMESPEPVKPEQGFVWQEAGEFEADSAGSTVERHKKAQLDRLDINVQIDDSYLVEAGDRQKRWQCRMCEKSYTSKYNLVTHILGHNGIKPHSCPHCSKLFKQPSHLQTHLLTHQGTRPHKCQVCQKAFTQTSHLKRHMLLHSEVKPYSCHFCGRGFAYPSELKAHEVKHESGRCHVCVECGLDFSTLTQLKRHLASHQGPTLYQCLECDKSFHYRSQLQNHMLKHQNVRPFVCTECGMEFSQIHHLKQHSLTHKGVKEFKCEVCGREFTLQANMKRHMLIHTSVRPYQCHICFKTFVQKQTLKTHMIVHSPVKPFKCKVCGKSFNRMYNLLGHMHLHAGSKPFKCPYCSSKFNLKGNLSRHMKVKHGVMDIGLDSQDPMMELTGTDPSELDSQQEIEDFENAYAYAGVDSSAEASVLTEQAMKEMAYYNVL; this is translated from the exons ATGGAGAAGATGGGCAGCTACGCAGAGGGCGTCGTCGATCCCCGTAATGACAA CGATGCCCTCCTAGCCGGCCGCCACGGGATGGAGGGCTTCATGGACTCAGGGACACAGACGGATGCCGTGGTGGTGCTGTCCTTGGCTCAGGCCGCCGTGCTGGGCCTGGTCTCGGAAAATGAGCTCTTTGGAGCCACCATAAGCGCCGAAGCCTTCTACCCGGACCTGGGGCCCGAGCTGTCGGCGACGGCCATCGGGGAGCCCGGGCCTCCGGGACCTGACGTCTACCAGCTGGCCTGCAACGGGAGGGCCCTGGAGGAGCCAGCAGAAGAGGAGGTGCTTGAGGTAGAGGCAGCCTTCGAGAAGCACACCCGGCGGAAGACACGGCCACCTGTGCGGCTGGTGCCCAAGGTCAAGTTTGAgaaggtggaagaggaggaagaacagGAGGTCTACGAGGTGTCCGTGCCCGGGGACGACAAGGATGCGGGCCCCGCAGAGGCCCCCGCCGAGGTGGCCAGTGGCGGCTGCGAGGCCCTGGTGCAGAGCAGCGCCGTCAAGATGATCGACCTCAGCGCCTTCAGCCGCAAGCCCCGGACGCTGCGGCACCTGCCCCGAGCCCCGAGGCCGGAGCTGGACACGGCACCCTATGACCCCCACTTCCCTGACCCGGCCCGGGATGGCTTCCCCGAGCCCGGTGTGGCGCTGCCCGGGCCGGAGGCCTTGCCCCCCGAGTGTGGCTTTGAGCCGCCCCACCTGGCCCCCCTGAGTGATCCCGAGGCCCCCACCATGGAGTCCCCAGAGCCGGTGAAGCCAGAGCAGGGCTTCGtgtggcaggaggcaggagagtTCGAGGCCGACTCGGCGGGCTCAACGGTGGAGCGCCACAAGAAGGCCCAGCTGGACCGGCTGGACATCAACGTGCAGATCGACGACTCGTACCTGGTGGAGGCGGGCGACCGCCAGAAGCGCTGGCAGTGCCGCATGTGTGAGAAGTCTTACACGTCCAAGTACAACCTGGTGACGCACATCCTCGGTCACAACGGCATCAAGCCGCACTCGTGCCCGCACTGCAGCAAGCTCTTCAAGCAGCCCAGCCACCTGCAGACACACCTGCTGACGCACCAGGGCACCCGGCCCCACAAATGCCAGGTGTGCCAGAAGGCCTTCACGCAGACCAGCCACCTCAAGCGCCACATGCTGCTGCACTCTGAGGTCAAGCCCTACAGCTGCCACTTCTGCGGCCGCGGCTTCGCCTACCCCAGCGAGCTCAAGGCCCACGAAGTGAAGCACGAGAGCGGCCGCTGCCATGTCTGTGTCGAGTGCGGCCTGGACTTCTCCACCCTGACCCAGCTCAAGCGCCACCTGGCCTCTCACCAGGGCCCCACCCTCTACCAGTGCCTCGAGTGCGACAAGTCCTTCCACTACCGCAGCCAGCTGCAGAACCACATGCTCAAGCACCAGAACGTGCGCCCGTTCGTGTGCACGGAGTGTGGCATGGAGTTCAGTCAGATCCACCACCTCAAGCAGCACTCCCTCACCCACAAG gGCGTGAAGGAGTTCAAGTGCGAGGTGTGCGGTCGGGAGTTCACCCTGCAGGCAAACATGAAGCGGCACATGCTGATCCATACCAGCGTCCGGCCCTACCAGTGCCACATCTGCTTCAAGACCTTCGTCCAGAAGCAAACCCTCAAGACCCACATGATTGTACactcacctgtgaagccattcAAATGCAAG GTGTGTGGGAAGTCCTTCAACCGCATGTACAACCTGCTGGGTCACATGCATCTGCACGCGGGCAGCAAGCCCTTCAAGTGCCCCTACTGCTCCAGCAAGTTCAACCTCAAAGGCAACCTGAGCCGACACATGAAGGTCAAACATGGTGTCATGGACATCGGCCTGGACAGCCAAG ACCCCATGATGGAGCTGACGGGCACGGACCCCTCTGAGCTTGACAGCCAGCAGGAGATAGAGGACTTCGAGAACGCCTACGCCTACGCCGGTGTGGACAGCAGCGCTGAGGCCAGCGTCCTCACCGAACAGGCCATGAAAGAGATGGCCTACTACAACGTGCTATAG
- the IDH2 gene encoding isocitrate dehydrogenase [NADP], mitochondrial isoform X2 translates to MSAPDPDADKRIKVAKPVVEMDGDEMTRIIWQFIKEKLILPHVDVQLKYFDLGLPNRDQTNDQVTIDSALATQKYSVAVKCATITPDEARVEEFKLKKMWKSPNGTIRNILGGTVFREPIICKNIPRLVPGWTKPITIGRHAHGDQYKATDFVVDRAGTFKIIFSPKDGSGAKEWEVYNFPGGGVGMGMYNTDESISGFAHSCFQYAIQKKWPLYMSTKNTILKAYDGRFKDIFQEIFEKHYKTDFDKNKIWYEHRLIDDMVAQVLKSSGGFVWACKNYDGDVQSDILAQGFGSLGLMTSVLVCPDGKTIEAEAAHGTVTRHYREHQKGRPTSTNPIASIFAWTRGLEHRGKLDGNQDLIRFAQTLEKVCVQTVESGAMTKDLAGCIHGLSNVKLNEHFLNTSDFLDTIKNNLDKALGQ, encoded by the exons ATGCCGACAAGAGGATTAAGGTGGCAAAGCCGGTGGTGGAGATGGACGGCGATGAGATGACCAGGATCATCTGGCAGTTCATCAAGGAGAAG CTCATCCTACCCCACGTGGACGTCCAGCTCAAGTATTTCGACCTGGGACTTCCAAACCGTGACCAGACCAACGACCAGGTCACCATAGACTCCGCGTTGGCCACCCAGAAGTACAGTGTGGCTGTCAAATGTGCCACCATCACCCCCGATGAAGCCCGAGTGGAAG AGTTCAAGTTGAAAAAGATGTGGAAGAGTCCCAATGGAACCATCCGGAACATCCTTGGGGGGACCGTCTTCCGGGAACCCATCATCTGCAAAAACATCCCACGCCTCGTCCCCGGCTGGACCAAGCCCATCACCATTGGCAGACACGCCCATGGTGACCAG TACAAGGCCACAGACTTCGTGGTGGACCGAGCTGGCACGTTCAAGATCATTTTCTCCCCAAAGGATGGCAGCGGTGCTAAGGAGTGGGAGGTGTACAACTTCCCCGGCGGCGGCGTGGGGATGGGCATGTACAACACCGACGAG TCCATCTCGGGTTTTGCGCACAGCTGTTTCCAGTATGCCATCCAAAAGAAGTGGCCCCTGTACATGAGCACGAAGAACACCATTCTGAAAGCCTATGACGGGCGCTTCAAGGACATCTTCCAAGAGATCTTTGAGAA GCACTACAAGACCGACTTTGACAAGAATAAGATCTGGTATGAGCACCGGCTCATTGACGAcatggtggctcaggtcctcaagTCTTCAGGTGGCTTTGTGTGGGCCTGCAAGAACTACGATGGGGATGTGCAGTCGGACATCCTGGCCCAGG GCTTTGGCTCCCTTGGCCTGATGACATCTGTGCTGGTCTGCCCCGATGGGAAGACCATCGAGGCTGAGGCTGCTCATGGAACGGTAACCCGCCATTATCGGGAGCACCAGAAG ggccggCCTACCAGCACGAACCCCATTGCCAGCATCTTTGCCTGGACACGCGGCCTGGAGCACCGGGGGAAGCTGGATGGGAACCAGGACCTCATCAG gTTTGCGCAGACCCTGGAAAAAGTGTGTGTCCAGACTGTGGAGAGTGGAGCCATGACCAAGGACCTGGCAGGCTGTATCCATGGCCTCAGCAA CGTGAAGCTGAATGAGCACTTCCTGAACACCTCCGACTTCCTGGACACCATCAAGAACAACCTGGACAAGGCTCTGGGCCAGTAG
- the IDH2 gene encoding isocitrate dehydrogenase [NADP], mitochondrial isoform X1, translating to MAGYLRVVRSLCRASGSGSGSGPAWAAAAPTGPSLQEQPRRHYADKRIKVAKPVVEMDGDEMTRIIWQFIKEKLILPHVDVQLKYFDLGLPNRDQTNDQVTIDSALATQKYSVAVKCATITPDEARVEEFKLKKMWKSPNGTIRNILGGTVFREPIICKNIPRLVPGWTKPITIGRHAHGDQYKATDFVVDRAGTFKIIFSPKDGSGAKEWEVYNFPGGGVGMGMYNTDESISGFAHSCFQYAIQKKWPLYMSTKNTILKAYDGRFKDIFQEIFEKHYKTDFDKNKIWYEHRLIDDMVAQVLKSSGGFVWACKNYDGDVQSDILAQGFGSLGLMTSVLVCPDGKTIEAEAAHGTVTRHYREHQKGRPTSTNPIASIFAWTRGLEHRGKLDGNQDLIRFAQTLEKVCVQTVESGAMTKDLAGCIHGLSNVKLNEHFLNTSDFLDTIKNNLDKALGQ from the exons ATGCCGACAAGAGGATTAAGGTGGCAAAGCCGGTGGTGGAGATGGACGGCGATGAGATGACCAGGATCATCTGGCAGTTCATCAAGGAGAAG CTCATCCTACCCCACGTGGACGTCCAGCTCAAGTATTTCGACCTGGGACTTCCAAACCGTGACCAGACCAACGACCAGGTCACCATAGACTCCGCGTTGGCCACCCAGAAGTACAGTGTGGCTGTCAAATGTGCCACCATCACCCCCGATGAAGCCCGAGTGGAAG AGTTCAAGTTGAAAAAGATGTGGAAGAGTCCCAATGGAACCATCCGGAACATCCTTGGGGGGACCGTCTTCCGGGAACCCATCATCTGCAAAAACATCCCACGCCTCGTCCCCGGCTGGACCAAGCCCATCACCATTGGCAGACACGCCCATGGTGACCAG TACAAGGCCACAGACTTCGTGGTGGACCGAGCTGGCACGTTCAAGATCATTTTCTCCCCAAAGGATGGCAGCGGTGCTAAGGAGTGGGAGGTGTACAACTTCCCCGGCGGCGGCGTGGGGATGGGCATGTACAACACCGACGAG TCCATCTCGGGTTTTGCGCACAGCTGTTTCCAGTATGCCATCCAAAAGAAGTGGCCCCTGTACATGAGCACGAAGAACACCATTCTGAAAGCCTATGACGGGCGCTTCAAGGACATCTTCCAAGAGATCTTTGAGAA GCACTACAAGACCGACTTTGACAAGAATAAGATCTGGTATGAGCACCGGCTCATTGACGAcatggtggctcaggtcctcaagTCTTCAGGTGGCTTTGTGTGGGCCTGCAAGAACTACGATGGGGATGTGCAGTCGGACATCCTGGCCCAGG GCTTTGGCTCCCTTGGCCTGATGACATCTGTGCTGGTCTGCCCCGATGGGAAGACCATCGAGGCTGAGGCTGCTCATGGAACGGTAACCCGCCATTATCGGGAGCACCAGAAG ggccggCCTACCAGCACGAACCCCATTGCCAGCATCTTTGCCTGGACACGCGGCCTGGAGCACCGGGGGAAGCTGGATGGGAACCAGGACCTCATCAG gTTTGCGCAGACCCTGGAAAAAGTGTGTGTCCAGACTGTGGAGAGTGGAGCCATGACCAAGGACCTGGCAGGCTGTATCCATGGCCTCAGCAA CGTGAAGCTGAATGAGCACTTCCTGAACACCTCCGACTTCCTGGACACCATCAAGAACAACCTGGACAAGGCTCTGGGCCAGTAG